The proteins below come from a single Megalops cyprinoides isolate fMegCyp1 chromosome 5, fMegCyp1.pri, whole genome shotgun sequence genomic window:
- the golga2 gene encoding golgin subfamily A member 2 isoform X7 — protein MADQSRQTKLAAAKKKLKEFQQKSATPSAGAGTKKKRKVKEAGHLDTSSGGDRHSPDNSLNSDADCNENSLEENRPLSSTESLRQLSQQLNGLLSESPSSYVNGDSVVSAVSEKELETRNQELAAALDSSKLTNTQLSAKLDQLTQQSQELTEQLQKERKEFEQKFVKEQGAMREQLQVHIQTIGILVSEKSELQTALAYTQQAARQKTGEAEDLSNRLQSTKQRVSELERTLSSVSTQQKQFEKHNKELEKERDSLKLEVYRLNKASEEARQQGSELAEQLKQRVSENTAMQLELEDLRKRLEMADLMIQQFSSQSGPPSANQQVQLLLEEKHQLEAQTAQMMESVAQLQTERDQYAAQIQEEGRVWKEKTEQLLSQVTSLSEEKDSQATHIQELEAQIAELKNAEALLSQEAEALAPPQPAGPSESELALQEALSNLQQERDGLSLQYQAQVRDNEQLSRLVQEQEARLQELEREAQRGAEEAQDRRRLLEDAQSDKATISRALAQNRELKEQLAELQNGFVKLTNENMELTSGLQSEQHVKKELARKMGQLQEDLHHVREQLELKVEEARAAQEQRDQYLAHLQQYTAGYQQLAAEREELHRHFLQQTQLMDRLQHEEVQGKVQLEVSQKQLEQAQEKLNQLAKANENLKIEVQELLNSSAMATPSRDQGDGLESKPLPESFQKSYVTIPEDFESREEMEEFLHSALSRLEGERDEMSRRLEEERRLHQASLQQVAAMSQEHQHHSACAHAGSEGGSDSVPTEVHEALRAAMEKLQQRFTELMQEKADLKERVEELEHRCIQLSGETDTIGEYIALYQNQRAIMKQRHLEKEQYISMLAKDKEEMKAKLAELQDLVMRLVGERNEWYSKYMGSVSDPDLLPSSVEPGPPAQRRMELNAVDGPEIMELSSGLAAEPVPAPGPGEESEVAEEAEGAAESSGVQPRPPEEDGTARQIMQLLQEIQNPQSRAAPFLGENPCIPFFYRADEHDEVKILVV, from the exons AGCCTGAACAGCGATGCAGACTGCAATGAAAACTCACTTGAAGAAAATAG aCCCCTGTCGTCCACAGAAAGCTTGCGCCAGCTCTCCCAGCAGCTGAATGGCCTGCTCTCAGAG TCGCCTTCTTCCTACGTGAATGGGGACAGTGTGGTGTCAGCGGTCAGTGAAAAGGAGCTGGAG ACTCGAAACCAGGAGCTGGCCGCCGCCCTCGACTCCAGCAAGCTCACAAACACTCAGCTCAGTGCAAAGCTAGACCAGCTG ACGCAGCAGTCTCAGGAGCTGACGGAGCAGCTGCAGAAG GAGCGGAAGGAATTTGAGCAGAAGTTTGTGAAGGAGCAGGGAGCCatgagagagcagctgcag GTGCACATCCAGACCATCGGCATTCTGGTGTCGGAGAAATCGGAGCTGCAGACGGCGCTGGCCTACACGCAGCAGGCGGCTCGGCAGAAGACCG GGGAGGCGGAGGACCTGAGTAACCGCCTGCAGTCCACCAAGCAGAGGGTGTCAGAGCTGGAGAGAACGCTGTCCTCGGTCTCCACCCAGCAGAAGCAGTTTGAGAAG CATAATAAAGAGCTTGAAAAGGAGCGAGACAGCCTGAAACTGGAGGTGTACAGACTGAA TAAGGCGAGCGAGGAGGCCCGGCAGCAGGGCTCGGAGCTGGCAGAGCAGCTGAAGCAGCGTGTGAGTGAGAACACCGCCatgcagctggagctggaggacctgCGCAAGCGGCTGGAGATGGCCGACCTGATGATCCAGCAG TTCTCCAGCCAGTCCGGCCCACCCAGCGCCAACCAGCAGGTGCAGCTGCTCCTGGAGGAGAAGCATCAGCTGGAGGCTCAGACTGcgcag ATGATGGAGTCTGTTGcgcagctgcagacagagagagaccagtaCGCTGCGCAGATCCAGGAGGAGGGCCGGGTGTGGAAGGAGAAAACGGAGCAGCTCCTCTCTCAG GTGACGTCACTGTCAGAGGAGAAGGACAGCCAAGCCACTCATATCCAGGAGCTGGAGGCGCAGATCGCCGAGCTGAAGAACGCTGAAG ccctgctgtcCCAGGAGGCGGAGGCCCTGGCTCCCCCTCAGCCGGCCGGCCCCTCGGAGAGCGAGCTGGCCCTCCAGGAGGCCCTGAGCAACCTGCAGCAGGAAAGAGACGGCCTCAGCTTGCAGTACCAGGCCCAG GTGCGGGACAACGAGCAGCTGAGCCGGCtggtgcaggagcaggaggcgcgtctgcaggagctggagagggaggcgcAGCGGGGGGCTGAGGAGGCGCAGGACCGCCGGCGCCTCCTGGAGGACGCGCAGAGCGACAAAGCCACCATCAGCCGCGCGCTGGCCCAGAACCGCgagctgaaggagcagctggcCGAGCTGCAGAACGGCTTCGTCAAGCTG ACCAATGAGAACATGGAGCTGACCAGCGGGCTGCAGTCGGAGCAGCACGTGAAGAAGGAGCTGGCCCGAAAGATggggcagctgcaggaggacctGCACCACGTCAGAGAGCAG CTGGAGCTGAAGGTGGAGGAGGCGCGGGCAGCGCAGGAGCAGCGGGATCAGTATCTGGCGCACCTGCAGCAGTACACAGCCGGGTACCAGCAGCTGGCGGCCGAGCGGGAGGAGCTGCACCGCCACTTCCTGCAGCAGACGCAGCTCATGGACCGGCTGCAGCACGAGGAGGTGCAGGGCAAGGTGCAGCTGGAGGTCAGCcagaagcagctggagcaggcGCAG GAAAAGCTGAACCAGCTGGCCAAAGCCAATGAGAATCTGAAGATCGAGGTTCAAGAACTCCTGAACAGCTCAGCAATGGCCACACCCTCCAGAGACCAGG GTGACGGTCTGGAGAGCAAGCCGTTGCCAGAGAGCTTCCAGAAGTCTTACGTCACCATCCCAGAGGACTTCGAGAGCAGGGAAGAGATG GAGGAGTTCCTGCACTCGGCCCTGTCCCggctggagggggagagagacgagATGAGCcggaggctggaggaggagaggaggctgcaCCAGGCCAGcctccagcaggtggcagcgATGAGCCAGGAGCACCAGCACCACAGCGCGTGTGCACACGCGG GTTCGGAGGGGGGCTCGGACAGCGTTCCCACGGAGGTGCACGAGGCCCTGCGGGCCGCGATGGAGAAGCTGCAGCAACGCTTCACCGAGCTGATGCAGGAGAAGGCCGACCTGAAGGAGcgggtggaggagctggagcaccGCTGCATACAGCTGTCAGGGGAGACCGACACCATcg GGGAGTACATCGCCCTGTACCAGAACCAGAGAGCCATCATGAAGCAGCGCCACCTAGAGAAGGAGCAGTACATCAGCATGCTGGCCAAAGACAAGGAGGAGATGAAG GCGAAGCTGGCCGAGCTGCAGGACCTGGTCATGCGGTTGGTGGGTGAGAGGAACGAGTGGTACAGCAAGTACATGGGCTCGGTCAGTGACCCAGACCTGCTGCCCAGCAGTGTGGAGCCCGGCCCCCCCGCTCAGAGACGCATGGAGCTCAACGCTGTCGACGGCCCAG AGATCATGGAGCTGAGCTCAGGTCTGGCAGCGGAGCCGGTTCCAGCCCCAGGTCCCGGGGAGGAGTCTGAGGTGGCGGAGGAGGCCGAGGGGGCGGCGGAGAGCTCGGGGGTGCAGCCGCGCCCCCCGGAGGAGGACGGCACGGCCCGGCAGAtcatgcagctgctgcaggagatCCAGAACCCCCAGTCCCGGGCCGCGCCCTTCCTGGGGGAGAACCCCTGCATCCCCTTCTTCTACCGTGCCGACGAGCACGACGAGGTGAAGATCCTGGTGGTCTga